CAATGGGCAGCCCCTGAAAAAGACCTACCAGTACATTGGAAGCCCCTAAAGCCAGGAGTTCTTGGTTCCCATCAATTTTATAACGATGCTTAGCAGCATATTCTTCAGCAAATATATATCCTTCAATATAACTTACCAGAAAAACGGTGGCTGCTAAAGTCACCAGAATATTGACATCTATTAATGATGGATCTGGAATAATGGGGGCCGGTAAACCCGATGGAATGGATCCAACTAATTTAACACCTTTTGATACCAGATTGGTAACACTAATCATTATAATGGAGCCAATAACCAAAAATAAGGTATTTGGTAGTTTAGGGAACTTTTTATGGGCCACATACAAGAAAAGAATGCCTCCTACTCCAATGGTCAGTGTGTACAGGTTAGTCTGACCAACATGCATAATGAGGTAATATATCCGCTCAAAAAAATTTCCGGATGTGCCTTGTATTCCCATTAATGTAGGTAACTGTCCCGATGAGATAAAAAGGGCGAGACCTGCTAAGAAACCAGTGAGCACGGTTTTGGAAATAAATTTTACAATGAAACCCATCTTTAAAGTCCAGGAAACCAGGGCCAAAACCCCGGCAGCCACAGCAACCAGAGAGACCATCATGAGGTACTGACTGGCATCGGGGATCATCAAAGAACCCAAAGTAGCCCCTACCAGTATGGATAGGGTGGAAGTGGGTCCAATAGATAGTTGTTTGGATGATCCAAAAACCATGTAAACCAGTAGAGCCACCATGGCGGAGTATAAACCAATTTCTGGAGCTACATTGGCCAGGGAAACATAGGCCATGACTTCTGGTATGGTGAAGGCTCCTACGGTGATTCCAGCTATGATATCTGGTCTAAGCCAGTCTTTATTATAATTTCGGCCCCATTTGCTTATGGGTAGATATGATGAAATTGATTTCATTTTTTAGTCCAGGAAATTTCATTTTATTTTCTAAAAAGCTTTAAGATGAATTAAATAAATATGTAAAATCTTTAGATATTATTCAAAAATTAAAGTAATTTTTTATCCTTATGTTGAGCTTCCCATTTCTCCACGCAGTCTTCAATACT
Above is a window of Methanobacteriales archaeon HGW-Methanobacteriales-1 DNA encoding:
- a CDS encoding SulP family inorganic anion transporter, whose amino-acid sequence is MKSISSYLPISKWGRNYNKDWLRPDIIAGITVGAFTIPEVMAYVSLANVAPEIGLYSAMVALLVYMVFGSSKQLSIGPTSTLSILVGATLGSLMIPDASQYLMMVSLVAVAAGVLALVSWTLKMGFIVKFISKTVLTGFLAGLALFISSGQLPTLMGIQGTSGNFFERIYYLIMHVGQTNLYTLTIGVGGILFLYVAHKKFPKLPNTLFLVIGSIIMISVTNLVSKGVKLVGSIPSGLPAPIIPDPSLIDVNILVTLAATVFLVSYIEGYIFAEEYAAKHRYKIDGNQELLALGASNVLVGLFQGLPIGGTLSRTAVNDDNGAKSQLSGGIAALLIIVVLLFFTGVFYNLPEAILAAIVLYVIKGLVDIPHFRNIYYFSRIEFAIAMITMLSVLFLGALEGIVIGVVLSILGLLKNMYNPHVAILGRIPGTNRFLDIQSRPEGEIISHTLIVRIDGSQIFLNTENIKNTLIELVDHEYNDTKLFILDFESTAFIDYSGIKMLEELYEEMNHRGIKIKAANVYDPLREYIKKSKLEEQIVESEVSLSIGDCIKRWKTEKKD